In a single window of the Mesorhizobium shangrilense genome:
- a CDS encoding methionine ABC transporter ATP-binding protein translates to MVTFDRVTKRYGADAKSFTALDGVDLTVGRGEITGIIGRSGAGKSTLIRLVNGLEKASSGRVVVDGTEVGGLNEAGLRGLRREVGMIFQHFNLLSSRTAFDNVALPLEIAGLDRAAIKQKVDPLLDLVGLADKAARYPSELSGGQKQRVGIARALATSPKLLLSDEATSALDPETTQSILALLKQINADLGLTVLLITHEMEVVKTIASHVAVIDHGRIVEQGRTFDVFTAPQHETTRILLSSTSGASLPEWLRSGLKPEPSAGDRILVRLTFFGATAFQPLTARLVTEIGGDINILAGAIEEIAGEPFGTLVVAYPAAPEILERANRFYAETGLSTEVLGYVA, encoded by the coding sequence ATGGTGACATTCGACCGCGTGACCAAGCGCTACGGCGCCGACGCGAAATCCTTTACTGCACTCGATGGCGTGGACCTGACCGTCGGCCGCGGAGAGATCACCGGCATCATCGGCCGCTCCGGCGCCGGCAAGTCCACGCTCATCCGGCTTGTCAACGGCCTGGAGAAGGCGAGTTCGGGAAGGGTGGTGGTCGACGGCACCGAGGTTGGCGGGCTGAACGAGGCGGGCCTGCGCGGCCTGCGGCGCGAGGTCGGGATGATCTTCCAGCATTTCAACCTGCTGTCCTCGCGCACGGCCTTCGACAACGTCGCATTGCCGCTGGAGATCGCCGGTCTCGACCGCGCGGCGATCAAGCAGAAGGTCGACCCGCTTCTCGATCTCGTCGGTCTCGCCGACAAGGCGGCGCGCTATCCCTCCGAACTGTCGGGCGGGCAGAAGCAGCGCGTCGGCATCGCCCGGGCGCTGGCCACCTCGCCGAAGCTGCTGCTCTCCGACGAGGCCACCTCCGCGCTCGATCCGGAAACGACCCAGTCGATCCTGGCGCTCCTGAAGCAGATCAATGCCGACCTCGGCCTGACGGTCTTGCTGATCACGCATGAGATGGAGGTGGTCAAGACCATCGCCTCCCACGTCGCGGTCATCGATCACGGACGCATCGTCGAGCAGGGACGCACCTTCGACGTCTTCACCGCCCCGCAGCACGAGACGACGCGGATCCTGCTGTCGTCCACATCGGGCGCAAGCCTGCCGGAATGGCTGCGCTCCGGCCTGAAGCCCGAGCCTTCCGCCGGCGACCGCATTCTCGTGCGGCTGACCTTCTTCGGCGCCACGGCGTTCCAGCCGCTGACGGCGCGGCTGGTCACAGAGATCGGCGGCGACATCAACATTCTCGCCGGGGCGATCGAGGAGATCGCCGGCGAGCCTTTCGGCACCCTCGTCGTCGCCTATCCCGCCGCGCCCGAAATCCTCGAGCGCGCCAACCGATTCTATGCCGAGACCGGCTTGTCCACGGAGGTGCTCGGCTATGTCGCCTGA
- a CDS encoding ABC transporter permease → MSMQPAIDGTEREGSRALASRATAAGWFAVSLVLTLLGLILVTFLIARVVPIDPVLVMVGDRATPEAYEQARRSMGLDNPLYWQFLEYVGSVAIGDLGQSVMTGREVLADTMRAFPATLELALAATLIGSLLGVPAGVLAAVRRGRLSDHVVRLVSLIGYSLPVFWLGLVALLVFYARLGWVAGPGRIDIAYQYSVPAMTGFVMLDALLAGEWAAAGNALSHLILPASILGYVSMAFIARMTRSLMIEQLSQEYVLAARAKGLPARTVIWRHAFGNVLVQVITVITLTFAYLLEGAVLTETVFAWPGLGLYITQALFSADLNAVLGGTLVIGVCFVLINRGVELLYRIFDPRIR, encoded by the coding sequence ATGAGCATGCAGCCGGCCATTGACGGGACGGAGCGCGAGGGAAGCCGTGCACTGGCTTCCCGCGCGACGGCGGCGGGGTGGTTCGCGGTCAGCCTCGTGCTGACGCTGCTCGGCCTCATCCTCGTCACCTTCCTGATCGCCCGGGTCGTGCCGATCGATCCGGTCCTCGTCATGGTCGGCGACCGGGCCACGCCCGAAGCCTACGAACAGGCCCGCCGGTCGATGGGGCTCGACAATCCCCTCTACTGGCAGTTCCTCGAATATGTGGGCAGCGTCGCAATCGGCGATCTCGGCCAGTCGGTGATGACCGGCCGAGAGGTGCTCGCCGACACGATGCGTGCATTTCCCGCGACGCTCGAATTGGCGCTCGCCGCAACCCTGATCGGGAGCCTGCTCGGCGTCCCTGCCGGCGTGCTCGCGGCGGTGCGGCGGGGTCGCCTCAGCGACCACGTCGTGCGGTTGGTCTCGCTGATCGGCTATTCGCTGCCGGTGTTCTGGCTGGGCCTCGTCGCGCTCCTTGTCTTCTACGCCCGTCTCGGCTGGGTGGCAGGACCTGGCCGCATCGACATCGCCTATCAGTACAGCGTTCCGGCGATGACCGGTTTCGTCATGCTCGACGCGCTTCTGGCCGGGGAGTGGGCGGCAGCAGGCAACGCCTTGTCGCACCTGATCCTGCCAGCCTCGATCCTGGGCTACGTCTCGATGGCCTTCATCGCGCGCATGACGCGGTCGCTCATGATCGAGCAACTGTCGCAGGAATATGTGCTTGCGGCGCGCGCCAAGGGATTGCCAGCGCGAACCGTCATCTGGCGCCATGCGTTTGGCAACGTCCTCGTCCAGGTCATCACGGTCATCACGCTGACCTTCGCCTATCTGCTCGAGGGCGCGGTGCTGACGGAAACCGTGTTCGCCTGGCCCGGCCTCGGCCTCTACATCACCCAGGCGCTGTTTTCCGCCGATCTCAACGCCGTTTTGGGCGGCACCCTCGTCATCGGCGTCTGCTTCGTGCTCATCAATCGCGGCGTCGAGCTTCTCTACCGCATATTCGACCCGAGGATCCGCTGA
- a CDS encoding sulfite exporter TauE/SafE family protein: MLSWNFSALGSGELVFLLFSAALGGLTRGFSGFGGALIFMPLASSVVGPKLAVPLLLIVDLVLTPSLLPHAWRNADRREVGLMAIGAIIGVPLGTYVLLHTDPISIRWAIVVLVGLLLVLLMSGWRYHGRPKTPLTIAVGLASGICSGTAQVGGPPVVAYWLGQFIPPLTVRANIVLFLAGSSCLSIISYTLGGLLTWQSIQLSLIIGPAFAAGLFVGWRLFGLATERTFRWVCHALIAGAAIVGMPALDGLLR, encoded by the coding sequence ATGCTGAGCTGGAATTTTTCTGCGCTGGGATCTGGCGAGCTCGTCTTCCTGCTCTTTTCAGCGGCTCTTGGCGGGCTGACGCGCGGTTTCTCGGGATTTGGCGGCGCCCTGATCTTCATGCCGCTCGCCAGTTCGGTCGTCGGCCCCAAGCTCGCAGTGCCGCTTTTGCTGATCGTCGATCTCGTGCTGACGCCCAGCCTGCTGCCGCATGCCTGGCGCAATGCCGACAGGCGCGAGGTGGGGTTGATGGCGATAGGCGCAATCATAGGCGTTCCGCTCGGCACCTACGTCCTACTGCATACGGATCCGATCAGCATACGCTGGGCGATCGTCGTGCTCGTCGGCCTGCTGCTTGTCCTTCTGATGTCGGGCTGGCGCTATCACGGCCGGCCAAAAACGCCCCTGACGATAGCGGTCGGCCTCGCCTCCGGCATCTGCTCGGGCACGGCGCAGGTGGGTGGTCCGCCGGTTGTCGCCTACTGGCTCGGACAGTTCATTCCGCCGTTGACGGTGCGGGCCAACATCGTGCTCTTCCTGGCGGGCTCCAGTTGCCTGTCAATCATCAGCTATACGCTCGGCGGGCTGCTGACCTGGCAGTCGATCCAGTTGTCGCTCATCATCGGGCCGGCCTTTGCCGCCGGGTTGTTTGTCGGTTGGAGACTGTTCGGCCTTGCCACCGAACGCACCTTCCGCTGGGTCTGCCATGCGCTGATCGCTGGCGCGGCGATCGTGGGAATGCCGGCGCTGGACGGACTCCTGCGCTAA
- the nikC gene encoding nickel transporter permease yields the protein MRAASTWIEWLTTETPENRLQGRLAQSYQTITRFARNPLAMVGLAIMLALVTVAALAPWFAPYDPLATNLGSRLLPPSAEHWFGTDHLGRDILSRVIAGSRATLAIVILVAILIGPIGMSIGIVAGYFGGKLDRTLMGVTDVVMAFPRLILALAFVAVLGPGLENAVIAIAITGWPAYARLARAETLSLRQREFVIAAQLQGASAGRILVRYIAPFCVPSVIIRLTLDMAGIILIAAGLGFLGLGAQPPMAEWGAMVAAGRDYLIDKWWVATLPGLAIFVVSLGFNLLGDGLRDVFDRRTA from the coding sequence ATGCGCGCCGCTTCCACATGGATCGAATGGCTGACCACCGAAACGCCGGAAAACCGCCTCCAAGGTCGATTGGCGCAGTCTTACCAGACAATCACCCGTTTCGCCCGCAATCCGCTCGCCATGGTCGGCCTCGCAATCATGCTCGCGCTGGTCACGGTCGCCGCACTGGCGCCATGGTTCGCGCCCTACGATCCGCTCGCGACCAACCTCGGCAGCCGCCTTCTGCCGCCGTCGGCTGAGCACTGGTTCGGCACCGACCATCTCGGACGGGACATCCTGTCGCGCGTGATCGCCGGCAGCCGCGCGACGCTCGCGATCGTCATCCTGGTCGCCATCCTGATCGGGCCGATCGGCATGTCGATCGGCATCGTCGCCGGCTATTTCGGCGGCAAGCTCGACCGCACGCTGATGGGCGTGACCGACGTGGTGATGGCGTTTCCGCGCCTCATCCTCGCGCTCGCCTTCGTCGCAGTGCTTGGTCCCGGCCTCGAGAACGCCGTCATCGCCATCGCCATCACCGGGTGGCCGGCCTATGCCCGGCTTGCGCGGGCCGAAACTCTGTCGCTGCGGCAGCGCGAATTCGTGATTGCGGCGCAGTTGCAGGGTGCATCCGCCGGACGAATCCTCGTGCGCTACATTGCTCCGTTCTGTGTGCCCTCGGTCATCATCCGGCTCACCCTCGACATGGCGGGCATCATCCTGATCGCGGCCGGGCTGGGTTTCCTCGGCCTCGGCGCACAGCCCCCCATGGCCGAGTGGGGCGCGATGGTGGCCGCGGGGCGCGACTATCTCATCGACAAATGGTGGGTCGCAACGCTGCCCGGCCTCGCTATCTTCGTCGTCAGCCTCGGCTTCAACCTGCTGGGCGACGGCCTGCGCGATGTCTTCGACAGGAGAACGGCGTGA
- a CDS encoding ABC transporter substrate-binding protein gives MKFRSVLRMTTAAVMFGLVSIIPPAYAETPADTLIMANAIDGVTSFDPAEVFEFVGGEISNNVYLRLIVRDETNFAEVAGGVAESWEVSQDGLTFTFKIRDGLTFASGAAVTAEDAAFSLQRVVKLGKSPAFILTQFGWSAENVEENVRAIDARTLELKISQPFAPTLVLNALSAGVGAVVEKAVVLANEKDGDLGHDWLRSNSAGAGAFVLRAWQPNEAIVLESNDNFYRGAPKLKRIVYRHVPEATAQRLMLERGDVDMARALGAEQLDALESNPDIKIDIAQKATVLYLGLNEKVPELADPKVQEAIRLLVDYQGIAGTILKRQYQVHQSVLAKGGFAALEEQPHARDVEKAKALLAEAGFSKGFNLELDVFAAAPFRDVGEALQANFAEAGINVSLVASDRRQTLTKYRARNHQAVLMVWSPDYGDPHSTIDFFLTNPDNSDEGKAKTAAWRNAWFDAELKGLADAAILESDSAARKEMYTRLQQSLQTDSPFVVMFQQTEPVAMRNNVENWVSGPAFDTYVFHGITK, from the coding sequence TTGAAATTCAGATCGGTTCTTCGCATGACCACCGCGGCCGTCATGTTCGGCTTGGTGAGCATCATTCCGCCCGCCTACGCCGAGACACCGGCGGATACGCTGATCATGGCCAACGCCATCGACGGCGTGACCAGCTTCGACCCCGCCGAGGTGTTCGAATTCGTTGGCGGTGAGATCAGCAACAACGTCTATCTGCGCCTCATCGTGCGCGACGAGACCAACTTCGCCGAGGTTGCCGGCGGCGTGGCCGAAAGCTGGGAAGTGTCTCAGGACGGGCTCACCTTCACCTTCAAGATCCGCGACGGGCTCACCTTCGCCTCCGGCGCGGCGGTGACGGCCGAAGACGCCGCGTTTTCCCTGCAGCGCGTGGTGAAGCTCGGCAAGAGCCCGGCTTTCATCCTTACCCAGTTCGGCTGGAGCGCGGAGAATGTCGAGGAAAACGTGCGCGCGATCGATGCGCGCACGCTGGAGCTGAAGATCTCCCAACCGTTCGCACCGACGCTGGTGCTGAATGCCCTGTCGGCGGGCGTAGGCGCGGTGGTCGAGAAGGCGGTCGTGCTGGCCAACGAGAAGGACGGCGATCTCGGCCACGATTGGCTGCGCTCGAACTCCGCCGGCGCCGGCGCATTCGTTCTTCGGGCGTGGCAGCCCAACGAGGCGATCGTGCTGGAATCCAACGACAACTTCTATCGCGGCGCGCCGAAGCTCAAGCGGATCGTCTACCGCCATGTCCCGGAAGCGACCGCGCAGCGCCTGATGCTCGAGCGCGGCGACGTCGACATGGCCCGTGCGCTTGGCGCCGAACAGCTCGACGCGCTGGAATCGAACCCCGACATCAAGATCGATATCGCGCAGAAAGCCACCGTGCTCTATCTCGGCCTCAACGAGAAAGTTCCGGAACTGGCGGATCCCAAGGTTCAGGAGGCGATCCGGCTGCTGGTCGACTATCAGGGCATCGCCGGCACGATCCTCAAGCGCCAGTACCAGGTCCATCAATCGGTGCTGGCCAAGGGCGGCTTTGCCGCGCTGGAGGAACAGCCGCATGCCCGCGACGTGGAGAAGGCGAAGGCGCTGCTGGCAGAAGCCGGCTTTTCGAAAGGCTTCAACCTTGAGCTCGACGTCTTCGCCGCCGCGCCCTTCCGCGATGTCGGCGAAGCGCTGCAGGCGAACTTCGCCGAAGCGGGCATCAACGTGTCGCTGGTCGCGTCGGATCGGCGCCAGACGCTGACGAAGTACCGCGCGCGAAACCACCAGGCGGTGCTTATGGTGTGGTCACCCGACTATGGCGATCCGCACTCCACGATCGACTTCTTCCTGACCAACCCTGACAATTCCGACGAGGGCAAAGCCAAGACTGCAGCCTGGCGCAATGCGTGGTTCGATGCGGAGCTGAAGGGCCTTGCGGATGCGGCAATCCTGGAATCCGATTCCGCCGCGCGCAAGGAGATGTACACCCGTCTCCAGCAGTCCCTGCAGACCGACAGCCCGTTCGTCGTGATGTTCCAGCAGACCGAACCGGTGGCGATGCGCAACAATGTCGAGAACTGGGTCTCCGGCCCGGCCTTCGACACCTATGTCTTCCACGGCATCACCAAATGA
- a CDS encoding ABC transporter ATP-binding protein — MNAPSTHVLHAEAPAIEVDRLNVAFGAAHVVRDVSFTAARGECLGLIGESGSGKSTVLKALTGTVETTGTLNVLGKSLSQRQSSRHHARQVQMVFQDPYAALHPRHPVERILEEPLAIQGIGDREAKIRASLASVGLPLSFRFRYPHQLSGGQRQRVAIARALILEPEVLLLDEPTSALDVSVQAEILNLLASLHRERGLTMLFVGHDLGVIAHMCARIIVLNRGELIETLTREQIYSGKASEPYTQELLHATTRVTTTKAWG; from the coding sequence ATGAACGCACCATCCACCCACGTGCTTCACGCCGAAGCGCCCGCAATCGAGGTCGACCGCCTGAATGTGGCCTTCGGCGCCGCGCATGTGGTGCGCGACGTGAGCTTCACGGCCGCGCGCGGCGAATGCCTCGGTCTCATCGGCGAATCGGGCTCGGGCAAGAGCACGGTCCTGAAGGCGCTGACCGGCACCGTCGAGACCACCGGAACCTTGAACGTCCTCGGCAAGTCGCTGTCACAAAGACAGTCGAGTCGACATCACGCGCGACAGGTCCAGATGGTGTTCCAGGATCCCTACGCGGCGCTTCACCCGCGCCATCCGGTTGAGCGCATCCTGGAGGAACCGCTGGCGATCCAGGGGATCGGCGACCGTGAGGCGAAGATTCGCGCCAGCCTCGCCTCCGTAGGCTTGCCGCTCAGCTTCCGCTTCCGCTATCCGCACCAGCTTTCCGGCGGGCAACGGCAGCGCGTGGCGATTGCGCGTGCGCTCATCCTTGAACCCGAGGTGTTGCTTCTCGACGAGCCTACGTCCGCGCTCGACGTGTCGGTCCAGGCTGAAATCCTCAACCTGCTTGCGAGCCTCCATCGCGAGCGCGGCCTTACCATGCTGTTCGTCGGCCACGATCTCGGCGTGATTGCGCATATGTGCGCGCGCATCATTGTCCTCAACAGGGGCGAACTGATCGAGACCCTGACGCGCGAGCAGATCTATTCGGGCAAGGCCAGCGAGCCTTACACGCAGGAACTCCTCCACGCGACCACCAGGGTCACCACAACGAAAGCTTGGGGCTGA
- a CDS encoding ABC transporter ATP-binding protein, which produces MTSQSRPSANKSVEEPLVAVENLFVHFPGRRGPVAAVAGVSFSMGREKLAIVGESGSGKSLTARTIMGLLPESARVTADRLSLQGSDLRGMGEKDFARFRGKRMAMILQDPKQSLNPTMTAGAQIAESCRLHLGDSHRAARERALDLLRKVRIHDPRRVAQLYPHEVSGGMGQRIMIAMMLAAEPDLLIADEPTSALDVSVRAEVLDLIESLVVERGMGLILISHDLDLVGAYSDRVVVMYAGRVLETLAASELRRAQHPYTRGLIGCRPPLDRKVDTLPVLKRDPAWLT; this is translated from the coding sequence GTGACCAGCCAATCCCGACCATCAGCAAACAAGAGCGTCGAGGAGCCGCTCGTCGCGGTTGAAAACCTCTTCGTGCATTTCCCCGGCAGGAGAGGCCCCGTCGCGGCCGTCGCCGGTGTCAGCTTCTCGATGGGGCGCGAAAAGCTCGCCATCGTGGGCGAAAGCGGCTCGGGCAAATCGCTCACCGCGCGCACCATCATGGGCCTGTTGCCCGAAAGCGCGCGTGTGACAGCCGATCGTCTGAGCCTGCAAGGGTCCGACCTGCGCGGCATGGGCGAAAAGGATTTCGCCAGGTTTCGCGGCAAGCGCATGGCGATGATCCTGCAGGACCCGAAACAGTCCCTCAATCCGACGATGACCGCCGGCGCGCAGATCGCGGAAAGCTGCCGACTGCACCTCGGGGACTCGCACCGCGCAGCCCGCGAGCGTGCGCTGGACCTGCTGCGCAAGGTTCGCATCCACGATCCGCGCCGCGTCGCCCAGCTCTACCCGCACGAGGTATCCGGCGGCATGGGCCAGCGCATCATGATCGCGATGATGCTGGCGGCGGAGCCGGATCTGCTGATCGCCGACGAACCCACCTCCGCGCTCGACGTGTCGGTGCGCGCCGAAGTACTGGACCTAATCGAGAGCCTCGTGGTCGAGCGCGGCATGGGGCTGATCCTGATCAGCCATGACCTCGACCTCGTCGGCGCCTACAGCGACCGCGTCGTGGTGATGTATGCGGGTCGCGTCCTGGAAACGCTGGCCGCTTCCGAGCTTCGCCGCGCCCAACATCCCTATACGCGCGGCCTCATCGGCTGCCGTCCCCCGCTCGACCGCAAGGTCGACACTCTGCCGGTCCTGAAGCGTGATCCAGCATGGCTGACATGA
- a CDS encoding methionine ABC transporter permease, whose protein sequence is MSPEMLVGLLWKSLLQTLHMVAVSGLVGSLIGLPIGVFLATSGKDELFPAPKLNYVIGLVVNAARSTPFIILVVAIIPFTRLLTGTSIGTTAAIVPLTIATIPFFARLVEAAIREIDKGLIEAARAMGATPMQIVLKVLLAEARPAILLAFTMTIVSLIGYSAMVGAVGGGGLGDLGIRYGYQRFMPDVMLAVVIVLIVLVQLVQSAGDALARRFDKRNRKS, encoded by the coding sequence ATGTCGCCTGAGATGCTTGTCGGCCTGCTCTGGAAGTCGCTGCTGCAGACGCTGCACATGGTGGCCGTGTCCGGCCTGGTCGGATCGTTGATCGGCCTGCCGATCGGCGTGTTCCTCGCCACCAGCGGCAAGGACGAGCTTTTCCCGGCGCCGAAGCTCAACTACGTGATCGGCCTCGTCGTCAATGCGGCCCGTTCCACCCCGTTCATCATCCTGGTCGTGGCGATCATCCCGTTCACGCGCCTCTTGACCGGCACGTCTATCGGCACGACGGCCGCCATCGTGCCGTTGACGATCGCCACCATTCCCTTCTTCGCCCGCCTGGTGGAGGCGGCGATCCGGGAGATCGACAAGGGGCTGATCGAGGCCGCCCGCGCCATGGGCGCGACGCCCATGCAGATCGTCCTCAAGGTGCTTCTGGCCGAGGCCCGGCCGGCCATCCTGCTGGCCTTCACCATGACCATCGTCAGCCTGATCGGCTATTCGGCGATGGTCGGCGCGGTCGGGGGCGGCGGTCTCGGCGATCTCGGCATCCGCTACGGCTACCAGCGCTTCATGCCGGACGTAATGCTGGCCGTGGTGATCGTGCTGATCGTTCTCGTGCAACTGGTGCAGAGCGCTGGCGATGCGCTTGCCCGGCGCTTCGACAAGCGCAACCGCAAGAGCTGA